In Candidatus Caldatribacterium sp., the DNA window AAATCTTAAATCGTTTTCTGTTAAAGGTCTTGTCGGGCGGATGCATTCATGAGCCCCCTCAGTCCCAGAGGGGCGCTTTCTCGTTAAAGAAGGCGCGAAGATCCTTCGACATTTCTTCCCCACCTCAGGATAAAGGTGACAAGAAGGGGGACAAGGACAAGCTGGATACCTATTCCCGGGAGGGAGACGACAAAGAGACTCTGTAGAAGAGGCAAAATCCCGAATTTCCTCCCGAGAACCGAAAAGAGAACCCAGCTGCCAAGGATGGAAACCCCTCTTCCCAAAAGCATCGCCCCCACCAGGGAGGGAACAACACCCCACCGAAGGCGCCGGAAAAAGAGGGAGCTTGCAAGGCCATACATCCCAAGCTCAACCATCATGACGAGGAAGTTCGGGAAAGGGGGCATGCCGGTTACAAGAAAATTCAGGGGCGGAAGGACAAAGCCAAGGAGAAAGCTCGCTTTACTTTCAAGGAGGAACCCCCCAAGGAGGGCCGGAATGTGCATGGGGAGGAAGACCTGCCCGGGAATCCCCAGGACGTGGAAGAGGGAGGGAACGACGATGCCAATCGCCAAAAGAACCGAAGCCCTGGTGAGATCGCGGGTCTCCATGGGACCACCTCCGTAGCACGATTTTTGAAAATTGTAGCACAGAGGGCGATGCGGCGAGAAGTCCTGTTCGTCTCTCATGCAACTGCGGGTTGCCTGTATATTTCTTTCTTTCTCTTCTTCTCATCCTATTATTTACTTCTTATATCTCTCTCCTTCTACATCTACATCTATCTATCGTCGACTTCCTAGTAAGACGAACGACGAGTGAAGGATAAAGAGCGTATGGGGAGATCCTCTCCTCTCTTCCTCAGGGAAGGGGCTTCGCCCCTTCAAACCCCAAAAAGAAGGGAGGAGAGAGAATGAAGAAGTTCAAATGTGAGTGCGGAAAGGAGTTCCTCGTGGTCTTTGATCTCATCAACCCGAAGGGCGTGACGTTCCTGCATGAGGGCGCACCGGTGACGATATGCCTGCGGTGCGGAAGGAATCTCTACGAGGAGTATGCAGAGTACCTCGAGAAGAATCCGGTGGCTTTCATGGCGGTGCTTGGCATCATCGGGGAGCTCTTCCGCGGGGTGCTCCTGGAGGACGAGCCGGATGAGCTTCTCTGGTATAATAGGAGGGGATGAGCGATGGAGCTTGTGCGATTTGGGGTTTCCATGGAGGCCGAGCTTCTTGAGGAATTCGACAAAGCCTTAAAGCGGGAGGGCTTCGTGAACCGTTCTGAAGCCCTCCGGCACCTCGTGCGCCGTTTTGTGAGCGAAAGGCAGTGGGAGAACGCCGAGGGCGAAGTCTTCGGGGCAGTAACCATCGTCTACGACCACACCGTCCGGAACTGCGCGAAACTCCTTTTAGAGCTCGAGCACGCCTTTCGGGACTCCATCGCCTCCACAACACATGTCCACTGTGATGAGGAGACCTGCCTTGAGGTTATCCTCGTGCGGGGGGATGCGGCATCCCTTGCTTCCTTTGTGCAGAAGCTCAAAAGCCTCCGGGGCATCAAGAGCTGTCAAGTCACCTGCGTGAGTCCCCATGGATGAGAGAGTTCG includes these proteins:
- a CDS encoding ECF transporter S component, with translation METRDLTRASVLLAIGIVVPSLFHVLGIPGQVFLPMHIPALLGGFLLESKASFLLGFVLPPLNFLVTGMPPFPNFLVMMVELGMYGLASSLFFRRLRWGVVPSLVGAMLLGRGVSILGSWVLFSVLGRKFGILPLLQSLFVVSLPGIGIQLVLVPLLVTFILRWGRNVEGSSRLL
- the nikR gene encoding nickel-responsive transcriptional regulator NikR — encoded protein: MELVRFGVSMEAELLEEFDKALKREGFVNRSEALRHLVRRFVSERQWENAEGEVFGAVTIVYDHTVRNCAKLLLELEHAFRDSIASTTHVHCDEETCLEVILVRGDAASLASFVQKLKSLRGIKSCQVTCVSPHG